In the Pseudanabaena sp. PCC 7367 genome, one interval contains:
- the rlmD gene encoding 23S rRNA (uracil(1939)-C(5))-methyltransferase RlmD has product MQQGQTIELEITNLADSGDGVGRHENMAVFVANTVPGDRILARVSHVKRKFAHAILKEIITPSGDRVRPACIVADKCGGCQWQAVSYGAQLNAKQNQVVQALQRIGGFPADLIAQVLQPTLAAPESLHYRNKATYPLAIAPTGKVKAGYYQKGSHKLINLNQCPVQDARLDPLLAGIKIDLDHNIATQGWSIYQEKSHSGSLRHLSLRVGRSNGEVLLTLISTEKNLPGLQAQAEQWLATYPELVGVVLNYNPDRTNAIFGAESFCVAGQDYLTEKFADVMLRLRADTFFQIYTEQAEAILALIQRQLNLPSNQELTLVDAYAGIGTFTLPLAKQVAKAIAIEIQPQAIEQAKINGSINEINNLSFHTGKAEEILPLLDIQPDILLLDPPRKGCDRQLIEHLLGNSTQATQTTHQITSQPQLPHQIVYISCNPATLARDLKLLCDRGNYQINLVQPVDMFAQTAHVEVVAFLSNSSTSS; this is encoded by the coding sequence ATGCAGCAAGGACAGACGATCGAACTAGAAATCACCAACCTCGCCGACAGTGGCGATGGCGTTGGTCGCCACGAAAATATGGCGGTGTTTGTGGCCAATACCGTACCTGGCGATCGCATCCTGGCCAGGGTGAGCCATGTAAAGCGCAAATTCGCCCATGCGATCCTCAAGGAAATTATTACCCCCTCAGGCGATCGGGTGCGCCCTGCTTGTATTGTGGCGGATAAATGTGGTGGTTGTCAGTGGCAAGCAGTTAGCTATGGGGCTCAATTAAACGCAAAGCAAAACCAGGTGGTACAAGCATTACAAAGAATTGGCGGATTTCCGGCGGATTTAATTGCCCAGGTCTTGCAACCAACCCTGGCGGCACCGGAATCGCTCCATTATCGCAATAAGGCCACTTATCCGCTGGCGATCGCCCCTACCGGTAAAGTCAAGGCTGGCTATTATCAAAAGGGTAGCCATAAATTAATTAATTTGAATCAATGCCCAGTGCAAGATGCGCGGCTCGATCCGCTGCTGGCAGGGATCAAGATCGATCTAGACCACAATATTGCTACTCAAGGCTGGTCGATTTATCAAGAAAAGTCCCACAGCGGTAGTCTTCGACATCTGAGCTTGCGGGTGGGGCGCAGCAACGGCGAGGTGTTGTTAACGCTGATCTCGACGGAGAAAAATTTACCTGGCCTCCAGGCTCAAGCAGAGCAATGGTTGGCAACCTATCCTGAGCTAGTTGGCGTGGTGCTTAACTATAATCCCGATCGCACCAATGCCATTTTTGGCGCGGAGAGTTTTTGTGTGGCTGGCCAAGACTATCTCACTGAAAAGTTTGCCGATGTGATGTTGCGATTGCGTGCCGATACTTTTTTCCAGATTTATACGGAGCAGGCGGAAGCGATCCTGGCGTTGATTCAGCGGCAATTAAACCTGCCAAGCAATCAAGAGCTAACCCTGGTCGATGCCTACGCGGGGATTGGTACTTTCACGCTGCCGTTGGCGAAACAGGTGGCAAAAGCGATCGCAATTGAAATTCAACCCCAGGCGATCGAGCAAGCCAAAATCAATGGGTCAATTAACGAAATTAATAATCTGAGCTTCCATACCGGTAAGGCGGAAGAAATTTTGCCTTTATTAGATATTCAACCGGATATCTTGCTGCTCGATCCACCCCGCAAAGGTTGCGATCGTCAATTAATTGAGCATCTGTTGGGCAATTCAACTCAAGCAACTCAGACCACACATCAGATTACAAGTCAGCCGCAACTCCCCCACCAAATTGTTTATATCAGTTGTAATCCAGCTACCCTGGCGCGGGATCTAAAGTTGTTGTGCGATCGCGGCAACTATCAAATTAATTTGGTGCAACCCGTCGATATGTTTGCCCAAACTGCCCATGTAGAGGTTGTCGCTTTCCTGAGTAATTCCTCAACTAGTTCATGA
- a CDS encoding tetratricopeptide repeat protein — translation MNLSILSLSIGCIWGGAIAVASPVAARSSERSNNLAQIEINQQLGDQVGDQVRVNQLRQPADQLFQSSIHDINHGLDLNNNLSLSVEFAAKALEVPPQIAQLNPKTASHHKLKQSNPASNQAETAEQLLERGNAHIRLGDVEGAIKAFRAAVSKKPNMTAAHYNLGLAFAQTGQLQEAINAFFRAAELDPTFPMTFSNLGAALLQGGNPQQAVAYFQRAIELKPDLPIAHYNLGIAYKEQGQITEAIASLREAQKLYPQSPETNYNLGLLVQESGDLDEAIKLYQAALEINPNYAQARYNLGAAFLLQEKMDQAIAELQKATQLRPNYADAFFTLGVARAKQGQTQAAIDAFIQAQAYFNGENRPRWAELADQQIKRLRAGS, via the coding sequence TTGAATCTATCTATACTATCTTTATCTATTGGTTGCATTTGGGGCGGGGCGATCGCCGTTGCATCACCAGTGGCAGCGCGATCGAGCGAGAGGAGCAATAATCTTGCGCAGATTGAGATTAATCAGCAATTAGGCGATCAAGTTGGCGATCAGGTTAGGGTAAATCAATTAAGGCAACCAGCAGATCAACTGTTCCAGTCAAGTATTCATGACATTAATCATGGACTGGATCTTAATAATAATTTGAGCCTGTCAGTTGAATTTGCCGCCAAAGCACTTGAAGTACCGCCGCAAATTGCCCAGCTAAACCCCAAAACTGCTAGTCACCACAAGCTAAAGCAATCGAATCCAGCCAGTAATCAAGCTGAAACGGCAGAGCAATTGCTAGAGCGTGGTAATGCCCATATTCGTTTGGGGGATGTCGAAGGAGCGATCAAAGCCTTTCGGGCCGCGGTCAGCAAAAAACCGAATATGACGGCAGCTCACTACAATCTAGGATTAGCCTTTGCCCAAACTGGTCAACTCCAAGAAGCAATTAATGCTTTCTTTCGCGCGGCGGAATTAGATCCTACTTTCCCGATGACCTTTAGCAATTTGGGGGCGGCCTTGTTACAGGGTGGTAATCCTCAGCAGGCGGTGGCCTATTTTCAGCGAGCGATCGAGCTTAAGCCAGATTTGCCAATCGCCCACTATAACCTGGGGATCGCCTACAAAGAACAGGGACAGATCACCGAGGCGATCGCTAGCTTGCGTGAAGCCCAAAAACTCTATCCCCAGTCCCCGGAAACTAACTATAACCTGGGCTTGTTAGTGCAAGAGTCCGGCGATCTCGATGAGGCAATCAAGCTCTATCAAGCGGCGCTAGAAATAAATCCCAACTATGCCCAGGCTCGCTATAATCTGGGGGCAGCATTTTTGCTCCAGGAAAAAATGGATCAAGCGATCGCTGAATTGCAAAAAGCCACCCAACTCAGACCCAACTATGCCGATGCCTTTTTTACGCTTGGTGTGGCCAGGGCAAAGCAGGGACAAACCCAGGCCGCGATCGATGCGTTTATTCAAGCTCAAGCTTATTTTAATGGCGAAAATCGACCCCGCTGGGCGGAACTGGCTGATCAACAGATTAAGCGATTGCGTGCTGGTAGTTAA
- a CDS encoding pyridoxal-phosphate-dependent aminotransferase family protein has product MDDKLMLMIPGPTPVPEKALLALAKSPIGHRSGDFTKVMADVTDRLKWLHQTKNEVLLLSASGTGAMEAGIINFLSKGDRVLVGENGKFGERWGEVCDAYGINAERIKAEWGKPLDPEDFRAKLEADTNKEIKAVIITHSETSTGVVNDLETINRHVKAHGALIMVDAVTSLGAMNVPIDAWELDVVASGSQKGYMIPPGLGFVAVGPKAWEAYKTADLPKYYLDLGAAKKAIAKNSTPFTTAVNMVMALQVSLQMMQEEGLEQIFARHARHRNATRAAIKAMGLSLFGPDDCASASITAVAPPESAPAEEIRAIMKKQYDIILAGGQSQLAGKIFRIGHLGFVCDRDILTAVSAIESALQQLGHNSFTPGAGTKAAIEVFSA; this is encoded by the coding sequence ATGGACGACAAGTTAATGTTAATGATTCCCGGTCCTACCCCGGTACCGGAAAAAGCTTTGCTAGCTCTGGCCAAATCGCCAATTGGTCACCGCAGCGGCGATTTTACTAAGGTGATGGCGGATGTAACCGATCGCCTCAAATGGTTGCACCAAACTAAAAACGAGGTTTTGTTGCTTTCCGCCAGTGGTACTGGGGCAATGGAAGCCGGAATTATAAACTTTTTGAGCAAGGGCGATCGCGTCCTGGTGGGCGAGAACGGTAAATTTGGCGAACGCTGGGGCGAAGTTTGTGATGCCTATGGCATAAACGCAGAAAGAATTAAAGCCGAATGGGGCAAACCGCTCGATCCAGAAGATTTTCGTGCCAAGCTGGAAGCCGACACCAATAAAGAAATAAAAGCAGTCATTATTACCCATAGTGAAACTTCGACCGGGGTGGTGAATGATCTGGAAACAATCAATCGTCATGTTAAAGCTCACGGCGCGTTGATTATGGTGGATGCGGTCACCAGTTTGGGGGCAATGAATGTACCGATCGATGCCTGGGAATTGGATGTGGTGGCTTCTGGCTCGCAAAAGGGCTACATGATTCCGCCGGGATTGGGGTTTGTGGCAGTGGGGCCAAAGGCCTGGGAAGCTTATAAAACTGCTGATCTGCCTAAATATTATCTGGATTTGGGAGCAGCTAAGAAGGCGATCGCCAAAAACAGCACTCCTTTCACCACTGCGGTGAATATGGTGATGGCGTTGCAGGTAAGTTTGCAAATGATGCAGGAAGAAGGCTTAGAACAAATTTTTGCCCGCCATGCCCGCCATCGGAATGCCACCAGAGCGGCGATCAAGGCAATGGGTTTGAGCTTGTTTGGACCAGATGATTGTGCTAGTGCTTCGATTACTGCCGTAGCCCCACCGGAATCGGCTCCAGCGGAAGAAATTCGCGCGATCATGAAAAAGCAGTATGACATCATCCTGGCTGGCGGCCAAAGCCAGTTAGCAGGCAAAATCTTCCGGATTGGTCATCTGGGCTTTGTTTGCGATCGGGATATTCTTACTGCGGTTAGTGCGATCGAATCAGCTCTGCAACAGCTTGGCCATAATTCATTCACACCTGGGGCAGGCACAAAAGCGGCGATCGAAGTGTTTTCGGCGTAG